ATTTGAGTAATGCATTACCACAAAATCACAAGTGAAAACCCAACTACACGGGTATCAAGAATATGAATCAATACTGTAACTTTCTGAAAATGAACTTCCTGCAATAAAGTAAATCAGGCGTTGTTATAGATCAGATAGATCAGCACGATAAGGACAATAGTCACTAAGATGGCTATTTTAAAAAATTTTTTCTCTTGTTTCAGGTCTTCTGCGGTCATGTTTTCTCTTCTGACCGATCTTTTTACTTTTAATTTTGCCATAGGAATTTTTATTATGTCACCAAGGTAGCAAAATTTTATGTTTCATAATATAATATTTAAAGCAATATTTTTTTAATCAATTGAAGTATACTGAATATCAGTAACTTGTAAATTAAGAATCATTTTCCTGCTTTTGTATCTCACCTTCGGTAGTTCGACTCTCAGACGGGCTACCGATATGGAGAAAGTTTTCCAATGAATACCGATACGATGTCTTGGAGCCATCGCATCGCATTTGGTAGTTCGACTCTCAGACGGACTACCGATATAGAGAAAGTTTTTCAATGAATACCGATACGATGTCTTTGAGCCATCGCATCGCATTTGGTAGTTCGACTCTCAGACGGACTACCGATATTTATCATTTCTTTAAACTTATCTAATCAGATTCTCCAAATTCAAAAGTTCTTTTGCTAATATTTGATCACATAGAGTGCCATTTCTAATTCCCAGATAATCCCTTGCAGAAGAATATTTCCAATTCTCTTGGGATAATACTAGTTTAGCTTTAACGGGATTATTATGAATATATTCAAAACATATCATTCCATAATTGATATCAGGAGAAAATATCAGTTTTTGGTTTTTGGAACCAATTGAAATCACATCATCAATCCATCCATCTTCTGCTTTTGTATGTTGTCGAAAAAGAGAGCCAATCCTATTTTCTTGTTTATTGATGGCTGATGTATAAGACATTAACATCGTTCCGATAGACTCATTTAATGTGGTAGTTTTAGGTTTAGGTTTTTCTTTGAATAACTCAGTTTCTCTGACATAAATGAGAAAATGAAAATGATTTGGCATTAAACAGTAAGCTAAAAAATCAGCATAAGGACAAACAAACTGTCTCATCTTTTTTAGAAAATACAAATAATTATCGTCTTTGAAAAAGATTTTTTGTCGGTCATTTCCCTGATTGTAAACATGAAAAATCTGATTTTTATAGAATTCCATATTGTTTTTGTTTTATGCAAACTTAACATAAGTAATCTTTTTTTCAAAATTTTGTTATGTATTTTGGTAGTTCGGCTCCTAGACGGGCATTTGGTAGTTTGGCTCTAAGACGGGCTACCGATATACTGAATAGATCATTCATAGCATACCGATACGATGTCTTAGAGCCATCGCATCGCATTTGGTAGTTCGGCTCTAATATGGACTACCGATATGGAGCGATTTTTATCATTGCATACCGATACGATGTCTAAAAGCCATCGCATCAGAACTCCTATTTGAATGGATAATCCACAGAATACCGAAACGATGTCTAAGAGCCATCGCTTTAGAACTCTCAAGGCAGGCTATCTGTTTTTTGATCAGTCTTCGTATCCGAACATTTTAAGCATTCTTTCATCATTCCGCCAGTTTTCTTTTACTTTGACATTCAGGTCCAGATATACATGTTTTTCAAAAAAAGCTTCAATATCTGCTCTGGCTGCGATACCGAGCTTTTTGATACTTTCCCCGTTTTTGCCGATGATGATAGGTTTTTGTGATTTTCTGTCCACGTATATATCTGCATATATCATCAGGATGGGCTCTCCTCTCTTATCTTCTTCTTTAAAACTGCTGACAACCACTTCGCACGAATACGGTACTTCCTGCTTGAATTGTAACAATAATTTCTCTCTGATAATTTCAGTAACAAAAAAGCGTTCGTTTTTATCAGACAATTCATCTTTCGGATAATATTCCGGGCCTTCCGGCAAATCTACTAAAATAGCAGCGAGAAGCCCATCGGTATTGGTTTTTTGCATGGCGGATATCTCCCACACCTGATCAAAGTCGACAAATTCTTTCCACTTGTCTTTGATGGCTGCACTTTTTTCGTCCTTGTCGAGATCTTGCTTGTTTATAATCAGATATTTGGGTACTTCAGCCTGTTGCAGTGCTTTGATCACTGGCTCTTCACCGGTATATTTGTCATAGATATCTGTCATGAATAGCAAAATATCAGCATCTTCAAAGCTGGACCAGGCAAACTTATTCATGGATTTTTGCATGCCGTATCCCGGCTCATCTATAATTCCCGGCGTATCGGAGAAAACTATCTGATAGTCATCTGAACTTACCAGACCTAATATCCGGTGTCTTGTTGTTTGTGGTTTGCTGGTGATGATGGACATTTTTTCGCCCACCAAAGCATTTAAAAGGGTAGATTTTCCAACATTCGGATTTCCTACTATATTTACAAAACCGGATTTATGCACTGTCATTATTTTCTGTATTTTCTTAATGTAATTGCTTTTGATTACTGTTCATCTTCATTTCGACTTCATCTATGATAAATGCCGGTTTTTTTCTTCGCCAATTCAAATCGTTATATTGCGGACCAAAATTAATGTAATGATGGAGTCTGTATTTTTGCATTTCCTGATTGACATGATCAAAGGTATTTACCAGACAAATATACCCATCATCATCTCTTATGTCTTCATACCATTCTTCATAATAGCTGTCATCATCTCCATGAAAATTGAGCACATTATCGCATAAAATAACATATTTGTAAATACCTTCTTTTATCATCAGATCTATCAGGTCTCTTTTCAGAAACATAATATCATTTTCGATACAATCATTCCACTCACCAATAAGTTCCAGTAGGGCAAAATGACGCTTATAATCTACATACAATATTTTAACGTACATCGTTTCTGAACCGAAGTCATCCCATTGAGGATGAATGTAGTAATTGTATATTTTATTCGTAAATACCATTTCATCATACGTCCTTCTGTAAAATGGTGATTTGGTGTCTTTTTCAGCGATGTAATCATCTCTCCATCCAAACCAGGGTTCTATATCATGCATGTTTTGAACGGTTTGATAAAATCTTTTTTAGAATATATTCCATTTCAGTAGCTTTTTGAGTGCCTATCAGAATGTTTTTATTACCATTCTTTAAAGTTAGTTGTAATCCGGTTTTACCTTTGGTGGTATAGGCTTTACCGGAAAATCCATAGCGGATACCCCAACCTCCGTACTCTCTGATGGGTTTGTACTCTCTGACTTCTGCGGTATTTATTTCGTCCCAGCTGATATTCCTCCACTTATTGATAATCGGAAAAAATTTATAGCGAATTCCGTTTTCATCCATTCGGGTATCGAGTCTGAATACAAAAAATATCACCCCGGTCATCAATGCCGCTCCAAATGTAACATAAAAATGAGTCAAATCAGGCTCGCCGCTGTAGGCATATACCAGATAATTCACAACTGAAACCACTGCGAGAATGACATAAAACCAGATGGAATCAAATTTCTGACTTTCTTCAAAATACAATTTCATAAATTATTGATTTATTTGAAAGTTACTTCTTTGGTGATTTCCGTCCCTTCCCGGATGATGACAATTTCTGTCGTTTGATCCAATTTAAACAGTGTAAGGCATTTCATATAGCTGTTGATATCCACCACTTCCAATTCACCTATTTTAATGATAATATCTCCTTTTTGAAGTCCGGCCACTTGTCCCGGTCTGCCATCCCTGACGCCATCGATCCGCATCCCTTTACCATCGTACAAATAATCCGGCATAACACCCAAGGTTACTGAAAAAGCTCTTGTGGATGCTATAGGATCCTGCGTTTTTGTAAATTCCAGTTTTCCTTTTTTATTTAAATGGTGAATGATATTGTAAATATATTCCGACACATATTTTATTCCGGAGTAATTTATCAGGTGGGCATCATCACTGGGTTTGTGATAATCTTCATGTTGTCCCGTAAAAAATGCAAGTACGGGAATACCTGACATGTAAAAAGACATATGGTCAGAAGGACCGGAACCGCTCATCTCTTTTTTTACAGAAAGGTTGGGATATTTAATGGTATCTATGACAGGCTCGAATGCGGGTGATGTTCCAATGCCGCTGACTGCAAGCTTACTTTCTGCCTTCAGTCTTCCTATCATATCCATATTCAGAAAATAATTAATGGTTTTGAAATCAATCGTAGGATTGTTTATAAAATAGTTAGAACCGAGCAATCCTTTTTCTTCACCGGAGAATGCTATAAACAGGTAGTTATTGTTTTTTAGTTTACTTTTTTTAAGACTTTCAGCAAGATATAAAAGACCTGTCACTCCGCTGGCATTATCATCAGCTCCATTGTGAATTGCTCTTTCACCGGTATGCAAAGAACCATGGTCTCCATAGCCCAAATGGTCGTAATGTGCTCCTAAAACAATGGTGTACGGAGCTTTATTGTCAATAAATCCAATTACATTTCTGCCGGTGATTTCAGGATCATCAGGAGCAGGTTTGTCCGCATGGGGATTGCTTTTGATTTTCTTAGAAAAAGACTGAAAATAGCTGTTATAATCCCCTTTTGGCGTTAATCCGATTTCTCTGAATCTATCTTCGATATAATTTCCGGCTTTTTCTTCGCCAACTGTTCCTGTTTCCCGGCCTTCCATTTCGTCAGCAGATAATACGATCAGATCCACTGCCATATTTTGCACCGGATGTTTGACAGGATACTTTACAGAGGTGGAACAAGCTGATAGAAAAATGAGGAAGCTGTATAACAGCAATTTATTTCTGCTGATTTTGGTCATTATTAAATGTTTACACTATTTTGATAATTGGAAAATTTGAATATTGTACTTTTACGACATTGTTCAGAAAAAACGTATAAAACATTGATTATGTTCAGAGTGATTTTAATATTAATTCTTGGTATTGTCGGTATATCCTGCAAAAGTAATAAATCTGTGCTGTTTACGCAGCAGGATGCAACATTTCAGGATACACTAAGATATCCGCAGGAAAAACATCTTAAAAATATTAGGCAGCTTACATTTGGCGGAGATAATGCTGAAGCTTACTGGAGTTTTGATGATAAAAAATTAGTTTTTCAGGCTACCAATAAATTTTGGGGTGTGGATTGTGATCAGATTTTCTACTTTGATCTCGAAAAGTGGAAAAATGACAGTAAAGTGCCACCCATGTTGAGTACCGGAAAGGGTAGGACCACATGTAGTTTTTTTATGCCCGGAAATAATAGTGTTGTATATGCTTCTACCCACGAAGATAACGCATCGTGTCCGCATGTACCCGAAAGAAGAGAAGACGGTAAGTATATCTGGCCAATTTATTCTTCATTTGACATTTATCACGGGGATTTGAAAGGTAATATTATCAAAAAGCTGACCAATACGGAAGGTTATGACGCAGAAGCTACCGTTTCGCCCAAAGGTGATAAAATCGTTTTTACGTCTCTGAGAAGCGGTGACTTGGAATTATATACCATGAACATTGACGGATCCAATGTGAAGCAAATCACTGATGAATTGGGATACGACGGGGGCGCATTTTTCTCTCCGGATGGTTCCAAAATTATATTCAGAGCGTCCAGACCAAAAACAGAAGAAGACAAAAAAGTGTATAGAGAATTATTAGCGCTGGGTCAGGTAATGCCCACAGAAATGGAATTGTTTGTTTGTAATGCGGATGGTTCTGATCTCCGGCAACTGACAAAACTGGGCAAAGCCAATTGGGCGCCCTATTTTCACCCTTCCGGCAAAAAAGTTATTTTTTCTTCCAATCATGCCAGTTCCAGAGGCTACCAATTTAATCTCTATATGATCAATCTGGACGGCACGGGGCTGGAACAGATTACTTATGATGGTGTTTTTGATGCTTTCCCGATGTTTTCGTATGATGGTAAAAGGATTGTTTTTTCATCCAACAGAAATAATGGAGGCACACGGGATACAAATCTTTTTATGGCAGATTGGGTGGATTGAGCTTTTAATTGAAAATTGATAATGGTTAATTGATAATGATAAACGGGGAGGCTCGCCAGCTCACAAAGGCAGTTGTTGTTGATGTTCCTTCTGCGCTTCCCAGCCTGAAGGTATATCAACAACAACGGGTATGTTGGGTCTAAAAACTTCATTTTAGCTTCCAAATTTAGTGTAAACGGTAGCCTTAATAGGTTGGGGGTAAGAAGAGCAGATGGTTAATTGAAAATTGATAATGGTAAGCGGGAAGGCTCGCCTGCTCACAAAAGCGAGAAGCCTAAAGTCTGGCGGGGTGTTGTTTCCGGCTCTTTTTTTGGGAGTTCCTGGCAGTTGTTGTTGATGTTCCTTCTGCGCTTCCCAGCCTGAAGGTATATCAACAACAACGGGTATGTTGGGTCTAAAAACTTCATTTTAGCATCCAAATTTAGTGTAAACGGTACCTTCAGGGGTCGGGGGTAAGAAGAGCAGATGGTTAATTGACAATTGACAATTGAGAAAAATCCAGACTGCTTCGAAGCGGGGCGGGCATGATAAAAATATACCTGACTTTTAAAACCATCACCGTTTAATAACCTCTATCAGATAAACAGGTTGGCAATTTTTTTTTCGGCTGTCCGGATTCAGAAATCCTGACGTTAGCATCGAGATATGAAATCTGTCCGTTTCTTTAAGAATATCAATTTTTATATCATTCCATTTTTGAATGATATTCAAACCTTTTTTGTCGATGTACAGCCATCTTTTTTCACCAGAAGGAAGAATTCTGAGGTTGTATAACGAGTGCATTTCCGGTGCTCTGACGCCTGCGTAAAAGTCAATAGCATAAAACCTTAAGTCTGTGCCGTGAATATAAAATTTATTTTTATCGATTTCCGGATGAGCTGTTACATACTTCCCAATGATAGAGCCGGATTGATATTGCATAATAGCCGGGTAGAAATGACCATTCATAAAAATATTAAATGCGGATATCATTAGGACTGATGGAAGTATAATACCTGTACTAATCGTTGGTTTTGTGAAAAATAAATATAATGCACTGATTATAAAAAGTGAAAATAGAATCCACACCCACAAGACCACATCCGGAAAAAAGTAAAGCCCCAATACCCCGGTCAAAATCAGAATCACGATCAGAATAAATATCTGCATAATTTTGATCGACTTTTTTAATACCTTTATGGAACCTTCAGAAAAAAGATCTGATTTTTCATTCACTCCGACAGTAAGATTGCTCAGAAAATTACCGCAAAGGATAGCCGCTAAAGGCAAAACCACAAAAATATAATGAGGTAATTGATATTTTGAAGTGCTGAGTGCAATAAATGGAAGTATAAATCCACCCAAAGTAATATATTCTTCAATTTTGAAAGCTGTATTTGTTCTGACGGAACGAACAATATTTTTAATTCTGTAATAAAATGCCAAAATGAAAATCAATGTCCAGGGTAGAAAACTCCAAAGGAAATTTTCCAATAAAAAAGTGGCCGGTGGATTGTTGTTCCAGTGACTTTCACCTGTGAGCCTACCAAAGCTTTGTTTCCAGAAGTAAAAATACAGCCCGGATTCATTTTTGGAAGGATCAGCATCATATTGTAAATAAAGTCCGATACACATGGGTAGAAGAACAATTCCGGTTATAAAAATGCCAACAAACCATTTCCATTGAATTATTTCTCTCCACCTGCCTGACAGAATCAAATGTGTTCCTATTCCCAATACTGGAACCATCAAACCAATCGGCCCCTTTGCCATCATCGCAATTCCAAGGACAATAAATCCAGCTATGAAATGTTTAATCTGCTTTTTTTCTAAATATTCAGCTAATAACAAAATGGAAGTGATTGTAAATGCCACTAACATCGTATCCGTCCGGACATCATGATTCATCAGAAAAAATGCCTGTGTAGAACCCCAAATCAGACCGGCATACAGTCCTGCTTTTTTGTTGTAATAAAGTGCACCAAACCGATAAGTGGCATAAATCCCAAGAAATGCAGTCAGAACAGGAAATATCCTGAACACAAAATGACTGACTCCAAAAATGCTGTACATCAGAGCGGATGACCAAAACAACAACGGTGGTTTATCTAAATAATCTTCCCCACGATTATAGACTTTCAGATAATTGCCGGTTTCAAACATTTCTTTGGACATGGCCGCATATTGTGATGAATCAATGTCCATCACATCAATAAACATACCAATGAAGGATGGAATCAAAACAGCCAATAAAGCCAGTATTGTAAATTTCAAATAATTTAAGGTATTATCCACTTTAAACATACTACGAAGCTATTTGGCAGGGACATTATCAAATTGCAACTTTGCAAAACTATTATAAGCACCATCTAAAGCCGATAGATAGTCGTGTGTTCCTGATTCAATGATCCGGCCGTTTTCAAGCACATAAATACAGTCCACCTCTCTGATGGTGGATAATCTATGGGCGATAATGATAGAAGTACGTCCTTTCATCAGATTGTCCAATGCTTCCTGTACTAGTTTTTCTGATTCAGCATCCAATGAAGAAGTCGCTTCATCAAGTATCAGTATTTTGGGATCTTTTAGAATGGCTCTGGCTATAGCTATTCTCTGTCGTTGACCTCCTGAGAGTTTGATTCCCCGTTCACCTACGATTGTTTCCAGACCATCCGGGAAGGCTTCAATAAATTCCAGCGAATTCGATTGTTGGGCAGCAAATTTAATTTCTTCAATGGAAGCACCCGGCTTCCCGTAAGCGATATTTTCTTTAATAGTACCACCGAATAACATGACTTCCTGAGGTACGATTCCGATGTTTTGTCTGAATAACGTCAGGTCAAAATCATTTATATTTTTACCGTCCACCAAAATTTGTCCGCTATCCGGATTATAAAATTTCATCAGAAGCTGTACAATCGTTGATTTTCCACTACCGCTCTGACCGACCAAAGCTATTTTCTGGCCTGCTGATATGTCGATTGTGATGCCTTTCAGCACACCTACATCCTTTCGGGTAGGGTAGGAGAAAACAACATTCTGATATTGGATGTCTCCGGTTAACTTCAGTGGTGCCTTGTCTGGTTTTTGATTTATTTCTATTTCAGAAGTTGAATCCAAAATCTCAAGTATCCTTTCTGTCGCTCCCAACGCACTGACTAATTGTGTGTATAAATTGCCGAAACTGGCAATCGCACCACCTAATATGCCCGTATATATTATAAATGAAAATAAATCTCCGGCTTCCATCGTCCCGTTTTGAACCATCAAGGCACCACGCCAAAGAATGAAAAATATTCCACCAAATAAAATCGTGATAATAAATACAAAAAAGATTCCCCTTATTTTTGCAAAACGCAGAGAGATTTTTACAATGTCATCTACTGAACCACCGTATCGGATGGATTCATACCATTCATTGGCAAATGATTTTACAATGCTGAAGGACTGGAAAGTTTCTTCCACAATCGTATTGGTATGGGCTAATTGGTCTTGCCTTTCTTTGGATAACTTTCTAATGTATTTCCCGAATACCACAGCAACAATTACGATAGCCGGAAATGTAAGTAGCATAATAAAAGACAGACTGGGCGTCCAAAATATGATAATCGCAATTCCGGAGACCATAATGACTACCTGCCTTATAAATTCTGCCAAAGTTATAGAAAAGGTACTTTGTAACTGTTCTACATCTGCTGTGATTCTGCTCGTTAGCTCACCGACACGTCGCTCTTCAAAGAAGGTGACAGGTTGGGTGATTATTTTGTTGTAAAGATCTTTTCGGAGGTCTGCCATACCTTTTTCAGAAACGATAGCAAAATAATATGTCCGCAGATAACTCAGCACTCCCTGTACAATCAGAATCACTAAAAATACCCAGCCATAATCTTTTACATCCAGATCAAAATTGAATTTGGGTTTACCTACTGCTGTATTTGCCATTTCACCGGGAAGTCCCATCAATGCCATAAATATAAGGCTGCCCACCACCAGAAAAAACATGGCAGCTGCAAAATATCCGATATATGGTCTTATATATCTGAAAATTCCTATTGCCTTTTTTAAGGTTTCTTTACTTAATTTGGTCTTTGATTTTTCGTCAGTCGTAGAATTAGTTA
The genomic region above belongs to Saprospiraceae bacterium and contains:
- a CDS encoding glycosyltransferase family 39 protein; protein product: MFKVDNTLNYLKFTILALLAVLIPSFIGMFIDVMDIDSSQYAAMSKEMFETGNYLKVYNRGEDYLDKPPLLFWSSALMYSIFGVSHFVFRIFPVLTAFLGIYATYRFGALYYNKKAGLYAGLIWGSTQAFFLMNHDVRTDTMLVAFTITSILLLAEYLEKKQIKHFIAGFIVLGIAMMAKGPIGLMVPVLGIGTHLILSGRWREIIQWKWFVGIFITGIVLLPMCIGLYLQYDADPSKNESGLYFYFWKQSFGRLTGESHWNNNPPATFLLENFLWSFLPWTLIFILAFYYRIKNIVRSVRTNTAFKIEEYITLGGFILPFIALSTSKYQLPHYIFVVLPLAAILCGNFLSNLTVGVNEKSDLFSEGSIKVLKKSIKIMQIFILIVILILTGVLGLYFFPDVVLWVWILFSLFIISALYLFFTKPTISTGIILPSVLMISAFNIFMNGHFYPAIMQYQSGSIIGKYVTAHPEIDKNKFYIHGTDLRFYAIDFYAGVRAPEMHSLYNLRILPSGEKRWLYIDKKGLNIIQKWNDIKIDILKETDRFHISMLTSGFLNPDSRKKNCQPVYLIEVIKR
- the era gene encoding GTPase Era; its protein translation is MTVHKSGFVNIVGNPNVGKSTLLNALVGEKMSIITSKPQTTRHRILGLVSSDDYQIVFSDTPGIIDEPGYGMQKSMNKFAWSSFEDADILLFMTDIYDKYTGEEPVIKALQQAEVPKYLIINKQDLDKDEKSAAIKDKWKEFVDFDQVWEISAMQKTNTDGLLAAILVDLPEGPEYYPKDELSDKNERFFVTEIIREKLLLQFKQEVPYSCEVVVSSFKEEDKRGEPILMIYADIYVDRKSQKPIIIGKNGESIKKLGIAARADIEAFFEKHVYLDLNVKVKENWRNDERMLKMFGYED
- a CDS encoding PD40 domain-containing protein, translating into MFRVILILILGIVGISCKSNKSVLFTQQDATFQDTLRYPQEKHLKNIRQLTFGGDNAEAYWSFDDKKLVFQATNKFWGVDCDQIFYFDLEKWKNDSKVPPMLSTGKGRTTCSFFMPGNNSVVYASTHEDNASCPHVPERREDGKYIWPIYSSFDIYHGDLKGNIIKKLTNTEGYDAEATVSPKGDKIVFTSLRSGDLELYTMNIDGSNVKQITDELGYDGGAFFSPDGSKIIFRASRPKTEEDKKVYRELLALGQVMPTEMELFVCNADGSDLRQLTKLGKANWAPYFHPSGKKVIFSSNHASSRGYQFNLYMINLDGTGLEQITYDGVFDAFPMFSYDGKRIVFSSNRNNGGTRDTNLFMADWVD
- a CDS encoding M20/M25/M40 family metallo-hydrolase, which produces MLYSFLIFLSACSTSVKYPVKHPVQNMAVDLIVLSADEMEGRETGTVGEEKAGNYIEDRFREIGLTPKGDYNSYFQSFSKKIKSNPHADKPAPDDPEITGRNVIGFIDNKAPYTIVLGAHYDHLGYGDHGSLHTGERAIHNGADDNASGVTGLLYLAESLKKSKLKNNNYLFIAFSGEEKGLLGSNYFINNPTIDFKTINYFLNMDMIGRLKAESKLAVSGIGTSPAFEPVIDTIKYPNLSVKKEMSGSGPSDHMSFYMSGIPVLAFFTGQHEDYHKPSDDAHLINYSGIKYVSEYIYNIIHHLNKKGKLEFTKTQDPIASTRAFSVTLGVMPDYLYDGKGMRIDGVRDGRPGQVAGLQKGDIIIKIGELEVVDINSYMKCLTLFKLDQTTEIVIIREGTEITKEVTFK
- a CDS encoding transposase gives rise to the protein MEFYKNQIFHVYNQGNDRQKIFFKDDNYLYFLKKMRQFVCPYADFLAYCLMPNHFHFLIYVRETELFKEKPKPKTTTLNESIGTMLMSYTSAINKQENRIGSLFRQHTKAEDGWIDDVISIGSKNQKLIFSPDINYGMICFEYIHNNPVKAKLVLSQENWKYSSARDYLGIRNGTLCDQILAKELLNLENLIR
- a CDS encoding ATP-binding cassette domain-containing protein yields the protein MSVTNSTTDEKSKTKLSKETLKKAIGIFRYIRPYIGYFAAAMFFLVVGSLIFMALMGLPGEMANTAVGKPKFNFDLDVKDYGWVFLVILIVQGVLSYLRTYYFAIVSEKGMADLRKDLYNKIITQPVTFFEERRVGELTSRITADVEQLQSTFSITLAEFIRQVVIMVSGIAIIIFWTPSLSFIMLLTFPAIVIVAVVFGKYIRKLSKERQDQLAHTNTIVEETFQSFSIVKSFANEWYESIRYGGSVDDIVKISLRFAKIRGIFFVFIITILFGGIFFILWRGALMVQNGTMEAGDLFSFIIYTGILGGAIASFGNLYTQLVSALGATERILEILDSTSEIEINQKPDKAPLKLTGDIQYQNVVFSYPTRKDVGVLKGITIDISAGQKIALVGQSGSGKSTIVQLLMKFYNPDSGQILVDGKNINDFDLTLFRQNIGIVPQEVMLFGGTIKENIAYGKPGASIEEIKFAAQQSNSLEFIEAFPDGLETIVGERGIKLSGGQRQRIAIARAILKDPKILILDEATSSLDAESEKLVQEALDNLMKGRTSIIIAHRLSTIREVDCIYVLENGRIIESGTHDYLSALDGAYNSFAKLQFDNVPAK